In a genomic window of Brassica rapa cultivar Chiifu-401-42 chromosome A10, CAAS_Brap_v3.01, whole genome shotgun sequence:
- the LOC103845614 gene encoding leucine-rich repeat protein 1, producing the protein MAFRNCRWELLAASLTLTLALIHLVEANSEGDALYALRRSLSDPDHVLQSWDPTLVNPCTWFHVTCNQDNRVTRVDLGNSNLSGHLAPELGKLEHLQYLELYKNNIEGTIPSELDNLKNLISLDLYNNNLTGKIPSSLGKLKSLVFLRLNDNKLTGPIPKELTKIASLKVVDVSNNDLCGTIPTEGPFAHIPLQNFENNSRLEGPELIGLASYDTNCN; encoded by the exons ATGGCGTTCCGAAACTGTCGGTGGGAGCTCCTCGCGGCTTCTCTAACCCTAACCTTAGCTCTGATTCACCTGGTGGAGGCGAACTCGGAAGGAGATGCTCTTTACGCGCTTCGCCGGAGCTTATCGGATCCAGACCATGTGCTACAGAGCTGGGATCCGACTCTTGTTAACCCTTGTACCTGGTTCCATGTCACCTGTAACCAAGACAACCGCGTCACTCGTGT GGATTTAGGCAATTCAAACCTTTCAGGACATCTTGCACCTGAGCTTGGGAAGCTCGAACATTTACAGTATTT GGAGCTGTACAAAAACAACATCGAAGGGACTATACCTTCTGAACTTGACAATCTGAAGAACCTCATCAGCTTGGATCTCTACAACAACAATCTTACTGGAAAAATCCCTTCTTCTTTGGGAAAATTGAAGTCTCTGGTCTTTTT ACGGCTCAACGACAACAAATTGACTGGTCCAATCCCTAAAGAGCTCACCAAAATCGCAAGCCTTAAAGTTGT TGATGTATCAAACAATGATTTGTGTGGAACTATCCCAACGGAAGGACCCTTTGCACACATTCCTTTGCAGAA CTTTGAGAACAACTCGAGGTTGGAGGGACCGGAACTAATCGGTCTTGCAAGCTACGACACCAACTGCAACTGA
- the LOC103845615 gene encoding uncharacterized protein LOC103845615, protein MIRLPGLLRLLRLSELRLPQSDLAAVPQFDGRRRRLRMDTFSAEDLSTIGGIATVSLLHSFIPTHWLPFSIVGRAQKWTLSRTLFVTAFGAVLHVISTALLGITAITMADTIAGEETVHKLASLLLVFLGGSYILLFLAGKGGHNHSHNQPMEKMAVAGLVLVPALSPCATTLPVFLAVGNSKPMMILAIIVLLISTILVMTSLVALSFYGASQLKFHWVERYDKLLVGSVLCLVGVLTLLFHDHDHHHGHEAHQLHRKIITL, encoded by the exons ATGATCCGATTACCCGGACTGCTTCGGTTATTACGGTTATCTGAGCTTCGTCTTCCTCAGTCAGATCTTGCTGCTGTTCCTCAatttgacggaagaagaagaagactcagAATGGATACGTTCAGCGCGGAGGATCTGTCGACGATCGGCGGAATCGCGACAGTGTCGCTCCTTCATTCGTTCATTCCGACGCATTGGTTACCTTTCTCCATCGTCGGACGCGCTCAGAAATGGACGCTTTCCAGAACCCTCTTCGTCA CTGCATTTGGAGCAGTCTTGCATGTCATATCCACTGCCCTTCTTGGTATTACAGCCATCACAATGGCTGACACCATTGCCGGTGAAGAGACTGTTCACAAGCTGGCTTCCCTTTTGCTTGTGTTTCTCGGTGGAAGCTACATCTTGCTCTTTTTGGCTGGTAAAGGAGGTCACAATCATTCTCATAACCAGCCCATGGAGAAGATGGCTGTTGCTGGCCTTGTCCTTGTTCCCGCGTTATCTCCTTGTGCAACCACTCTCCCTGTTTTCCTCGCTGTTGGAAACTCAAAGCCCATGATGATTCTCGCCATCATAGTTCTGCTCATCAG CACCATTTTGGTGATGACATCGCTGGTAGCTCTATCGTTCTATGGTGCAAGCCAGCTGAAGTTTCACTGGGTGGAGCGATACGACAAACTACTGGTTGGTTCGGTCCTGTGTCTGGTAGGTGTTTTAACCCTTCTCTTCCATGATCATGACCACCACCATGGTCATGAAGCACATCAACTCCACAGGAAAATCATTACTCTCTAG
- the LOC103845617 gene encoding uncharacterized protein LOC103845617, with amino-acid sequence MSDSSPTHDSPPPPAITGVSEPPVANDSDTNAKCQTALQSLSSIVTTATIPPTISLLLEDNAVSAAISSLLQLPDSGAGDNNLCRWLYDTFQSSEPPLQLLVLRFVPLIAGLYLSRVPLRQPQAGFEAVLLALYAHETTSRAGQAVTVNIPDLSHASIYHESKGPAKNNSTCLNIAVISSTLDPHGTVRSTRRARIVGVALELYYGKISMMPRESKLNFCESCEKWAGQNGEREEEEQPRGLIPEEESVAVGGRSEKDSGRIPLPWELVQPILRILGHCLMGMKGEDREVCEAASKACQSLYLRSLHDINPKAILATGSLLRLREMALDPKNQVDHTEISSDNVLSV; translated from the coding sequence ATGTCTGATTCATCCCCAACCCACGACTCTCCACCTCCTCCGGCGATCACCGGCGTCTCAGAACCCCCCGTGGCAAACGACTCAGACACCAATGCGAAATGTCAAACAGCGTTACAGTCCTTATCCTCAATCGTAACAACCGCCACCATCCCTCCAACCATCTCTCTCCTCCTCGAAGACAACGCCGTCTCCGCCGCGATCTCCTCTCTCCTCCAGCTCCCGGACTCAGGCGCGGGGGACAACAACCTCTGCCGCTGGCTTTACGACACGTTCCAATCCTCGGAGCCTCCCCTCCAGCTCCTCGTCCTCCGCTTTGTCCCTCTGATCGCTGGACTCTACCTCTCCCGCGTCCCTCTCCGGCAGCCTCAGGCCGGATTCGAAGCCGTGCTGCTCGCTCTCTACGCGCACGAGACCACCTCGCGCGCGGGCCAGGCCGTAACCGTCAACATCCCCGATCTCTCGCACGCTAGTATTTACCACGAGTCGAAAGGTCCAGCGAAGAATAACTCCACGTGTCTTAATATAGCCGTTATCTCCTCGACGCTTGATCCGCACGGTACCGTGAGATCCACGCGACGCGCGCGGATCGTTGGCGTGGCGTTGGAGCTTTACTATGGTAAGATCTCGATGATGCCGCGTGAGTCCAAGCTTAACTTCTGCGAGTCGTGCGAGAAATGGGCGGGGCAGaacggagagagagaggaggaggagcagcCACGAGGTTTGATCCCTGAGGAAGAGAGTGTTGCCGTGGGAGGAAGGTCTGAGAAAGACAGCGGGCGGATTCCTCTGCCGTGGGAGCTTGTGCAGCCGATACTGAGGATCTTGGGGCACTGCTTGATGGGGATGAAAGGGGAAGATAGGGAAGTGTGCGAGGCGGCGAGTAAGGCTTGTCAGAGTTTGTATCTTAGGTCACTGCATGATATTAACCCTAAGGCGATCTTGGCTACTGGGAGTCTTCTCCGTCTTAGGGAGATGGCTCTTGATCCCAAGAACCAGGTTGATCACACTGAGATATCGAGCGACAACGTTTTGTCCGTCTGA
- the LOC103845616 gene encoding bifunctional aspartokinase/homoserine dehydrogenase 1 produces the protein MKKISVILMGCGGVGRQLLQHIVSFRSLHAKMGVHLRVVGVSDSKSLVVPVDVLKEELDDELLSVVCRIKSAGSPLTTLDALGKGEYRVFNGSESRRETEEIAQLLGKSTGLVVVDCSASSETVEILTKAVDLGCCAVLANKKPLTSTLEHYDKLVLDPRRIRHESTVGAGLPVIASMNRIISSGDPVHSIVGSLSGTLGYVMSELEDGRPLSQVVRAAKTLGYTEPDPRDDLSGMDVARKALILARLLGKRIIMDSIKIESLYPEEMGPGVMTVDDFLQNGIAKLDQNIEERVQRASSNGCVLRYVCMIEGSSVQVGIREVPKDSPLGRLRGSDNIVEIRSRCYKEQPLVIQGAGAGNDTTAAGVLADIIDMQDLFP, from the exons atgaagaagatCTCGGTGATTCTCATGGGATGTGGAGGCGTTGGCCGACAACTTCTTCAACACATTGTCTCTTTCCGATCGCTTCACGCCAAAATG GGAGTTCATTTACGGGTGGTTGGAGTCAGTGACAGTAAATCCTTAGTTGTTCCAGTGGATGTGCTCAAAGAGGAGCTTGATGATGAACTCTTGTCAGTAGTTTGCCGTATCAAATCTGCTGGTTCTCCGTTAACGACGCTTGATGCTTTAG GAAAAGGTGAATATCGTGTGTTCAATGGTTCTGAGTCAAGAAGAGAAACGGAAGAAATTGCACAACTTCTGGGTAAATCTACAG gCTTAGTTGTTGTGGATTGCTCAGCGAGCAGTGAAACGGTTGAAATATTGACAAAGGCAGTTGACTTGGGTTGCTGTGCTGTCCTAGCAAATAAGAAGCCTCTTACTTCAACACTG GAACATTATGACAAGTTGGTTTTGGATCCTCGACGTATCCGCCATGAATCCACT GTTGGTGCTGGGCTTCCTGTCATTGCATCCATGAACCGGATAATTTCATCAGGAGATCCTGTTCATAGTATTGTCGGTAGTTTGAGCG GTACCTTGGGATATGTAATGAGTGAGCTTGAAGATGGAAGGCCTCTAAGCCAAGTTGTTCGAGCTGCTAAAACGCTGGGCTACACTGAGCCAG ATCCACGTGACGACCTCAGTGGCATGGATGTTGCTAGAAAG GCTTTGATTCTTGCTCGACTTCTTGGGAAGAGAATAATTATGGATAGCATAAAG ATAGAGAGCTTGTACCCTGAAGAGATGGGACCTGGAGTCATGACTGTGGATGATTTCCTCCAAAATGGAATAGCAAAACTTGATCAGAACATTGAGGAGAGAGTTCAAAGAGCTTCATCAAACGGATGTGTGCTTCGTTATGTCTGTATGATTGAGGGCTCAAG CGTTCAAGTTGGCATTCGAGAAGTTCCAAAAGATTCACCACTGGGACGACTAAGAGGCAGTGACAATATA GTGGAGATACGTAGCCGTTGCTACAAGGAGCAGCCTTTGGTGATTCAAGGAGCCGGAGCCGGGAACGACACGACTGCAGCCGGTGTTCTTGCAGACATCATCGACATGCAGGATCTTTTCCCTTGA